GGCGCGCGGTCGCTCCGACTCGCCGACGGCCCGGACGAGGTGCACCGCAACGTGGTTGCGCGCATCGAGTTCGGCAAGTACCGCTGATCGGGGGACGAGGATGATAAACGAGGTGGCCGGTGCGGGCGAGGTCCGCACCGAGGATGCATTCGACGTCGAGGCGATGGCCAAGTGGCTGGAGGCCAACGCCGCGGACCCGACCGGTCTCGACGCCGTGCCGGAGGTCCGTCAATTCGGCGGTGGCGCTTCGAATCTCACGTACCTGCTGCGCTATCCGTCCAAGGACCTGATCCTGCGCCGGGCGCCCCGGGGTACCAAGGCGCGGGGCGCGCACGACATGGCACGCGAGTACCGGATCCAGTCCGAACTCGCGACCGCCATCCGCTACATCGCGCCGATGATCGCCTTCTGCGACGACGAGTCGGTCCTGGGCGCGGACTTCTACGTGATGGGCCGCATCGACGGTGTCATCCCGCGGACCGAGTGGCCCGCCGACGTCCCGCTCGACGCCGAGCAGGCACGCCGGCTCTGTCTGAACTTCATCGACACCCTGGTCGAGGTCCACTCGGTCGATCCGAGCACGACCGGACTCGCTGATCTCGGCAAGGGGCCGGGTTATGTGCGACGGCAGGTCGAGGGCTGGTCGGCGCGATTCCGCAACGCGCACACCGATGACGTGCCCGACTTCGAGTCGACGATGACGTGGCTGGCCGACAACCAGCCCGACGACGTCGCCAACTGCGTCATCCACAACGACTTCAAGCTCGACAACGTCGTCCTCGACAAAGACGATCCCACCCGGGTGATCGGCATCCTGGACTGGGAGATGGCGACCCTCGGCGATCCCCTGATGGATGTCGCGGGTTCGATGGCCTACTGGATCCAGGCCGACGACCCGGATGCCATGCAGCTCATGCGACGTGTCCCGACGCACCTGTCCGGCATGCTCAGTCGTGCTGAGTTCGTCGAGAACTATTGCGAGCG
The genomic region above belongs to Gordonia hongkongensis and contains:
- a CDS encoding phosphotransferase family protein, whose amino-acid sequence is MINEVAGAGEVRTEDAFDVEAMAKWLEANAADPTGLDAVPEVRQFGGGASNLTYLLRYPSKDLILRRAPRGTKARGAHDMAREYRIQSELATAIRYIAPMIAFCDDESVLGADFYVMGRIDGVIPRTEWPADVPLDAEQARRLCLNFIDTLVEVHSVDPSTTGLADLGKGPGYVRRQVEGWSARFRNAHTDDVPDFESTMTWLADNQPDDVANCVIHNDFKLDNVVLDKDDPTRVIGILDWEMATLGDPLMDVAGSMAYWIQADDPDAMQLMRRVPTHLSGMLSRAEFVENYCERMGFDMTPERWRWYEVFGLFRAGVIAQQIYYRYYHGQTTNKAFERLGYAVGIIAQRLDDLLV